From Lycium ferocissimum isolate CSIRO_LF1 chromosome 12, AGI_CSIRO_Lferr_CH_V1, whole genome shotgun sequence, one genomic window encodes:
- the LOC132039753 gene encoding large ribosomal subunit protein P3-like, whose protein sequence is MGVFTFVCKGSGDEWSAKQLKGDLEASASCTYDLQRKLVQAALATDSSGGVQSSFSFVTPSSAVFQVIVGGSVGGGFASGGAAAAAPSGGAAAAEAAPAEEKKEEKEESDEDLGFSLFD, encoded by the exons ATGGGAGTATTCACATTTGTTTGCAAAGGGTCAGGAGATGAGTGGAGTGCTAAGCAGCTGAAGGGTGATTTAGAAGCATCAGCTTCATGCACATATGATCTACAACGCAAACTTGTTCAGGCTGCACTTGCTACTGACTCTTCTGGTGGTGTTCAgtcttctttctcttttgtcACTCCTTCCTCTGCTGTTTTCCAG GTGATCGTTGGCGGCAGCGTTGGCGGTGGTTTCGCCAGTGGtggagcagcagcagcagctCCTTCTGGTGGTGCAGCAGCTGCAGAAGCAGCTCCAGCTGAGgagaagaaggaagagaaagaagagagtgaCGAAGATTTGGGATTCTCGCTCTTCGACTAG